One region of Asterias rubens chromosome 5, eAstRub1.3, whole genome shotgun sequence genomic DNA includes:
- the LOC117289976 gene encoding oxysterol-binding protein 1-like, whose amino-acid sequence MADVKNAPPENFKGWLYKWTNYIKGYQRRWFVLSNGLLSYYRNQAEMAHTCRGTINLSGAYIDTEDSCNFVISSGTQTFHLKASSEVERQRWVTSLELAKARAIQMMEEDSDDEEELPTDVDRTELQATLHILTSKLEDLGICNELITKHGTALQRALSDLEVIHDPTEAISKLKGINERATLFRITSNAMINACGEYLEIAQAQGRKWQKTLQYERDQRLRLEDTIETLAKQHNSLEQACRDKGRHDTKSSKGTDAEDEEEDNEFYDATEDFTSVQLAASVKGHKRTGSDISGNSIASSEGESRAGEQSGTDDDMMQDKHSAKDPDDHWRKRGGGRQRRKTIPTKPIAGLNLWSIIKNCIGKELSKIPVPVNFNEPLSMIQRLVEDLEYADILHTAAECKTTVEEMCYVAGFTIGAYASTAVRNTKPFNPLLGETYEFDRSDDLGWRALCEQVSHHPPAAAIHVDAKDWTLWTDITIASKFRGKYLQVFPQGILHIKFKKTGSYYTYRKVTSTVHNIIVGKLWVDQSGECEVVNHTTKECCRINYKPYSYFSGDIPRKVTGVVTDANNTAKFILSGTWDQKMEYAKVLHTSLDKGSRGKPLYQTAPPKMLWQKNPLPPNAENMYNMTSFCITMNEFETGVAPTDTRNRPDQRLMEEGQWDDANKEKLRLEEKQRATRRKRESEATAATESGKPCESYKPIWFDRKMDPLNKAITYVYKGKYWESKEKGDWEQCPDIF is encoded by the exons ATGGCTGATGTAAAGAATGCACCTCCGGAAAACTTCAAAGGGTGGTTGTACAAATGGACGAATTACATAAAGGGCTACCAGAGGCGATGGTTTGTGCTTTCCAATGGTCTTCTGTCGTATTATCG AAACCAGGCAGAGATGGCTCACACTTGTCGTGGTACCATTAATCTGTCAGGAGCCTACATTGATACAGAAGACTCTTGCAACTTTGTTATCTCCAGTGGCACTCAGACCTTCCATCTAAAAGCTAGCTCTGAGGTAGAGAGACAACGATGGGTCACATCGCTGGAATTAGCCAAAGCCAGAGCTATTCAAATGATGGAAGAAGATTCAG ATGATGAAGAGGAGCTACCAACAGATGTAGATCGCACTGAGCTGCAAGCAACTCTACATATCCTTACCAGTAAACTAGAAGATCTTGGAATCTGCAATGAACTAATCACTAAGCATGGAACAGCATTACAACGTGCACTGAGTGACCTGGAAGTAATTCATGATCCTACAGAAGCTATCAGTAAACTCAAGGGTATCAATGAGAGAGCAACACTGTTTAGGATAACATCCAATGCTATGATTAAT GCGTGTGGCGAGTACTTAGAGATTGCACAGGCACAGGGACGGAAGTGGCAGAAAACATTACAGTATGAACGAGACCAAAGACTACGTCTAGAAGACACCATTGAGACATTGGCCAAACAACACAACTCCTTGGAACAAGCTTGTAGAGATAAAGGACGTCACGATACAAAAAGCAGTAAAG GCACAGATGCAGAGGACGAGGAGGAAGATAACGAGTTTTACGACGCTACAGAAGACTTCACATCAGTTCAACTTGCTGCaagtgtcaaaggtcacaa ACGTACCGGCAGTGACATTAGTGGTAACAGTATTGCCAGCAGTGAAGGAGAGAGTAGGGCAGGGGAACAGTCGGGTACTGATGATGACATGATGCAAGACAAACACAGTGCTAAAGAT CCTGATGATCATTGGAGAAAGCGTGGCGGTGGTCGAcaaagaaggaaaacaattcCTACCAAGCCCATTGCTGGACTCAACTTATGGAGTATTATCAAGAATTGCATCGGAAAGGAGTTGTCTAAGATCCCTGTACCA GTGAATTTCAATGAGCCTCTGTCGATGATACAGCGTTTGGTTGAGGATTTAGAATATGCTGATATTCTACACACTGCAGCTGAGTGTAAGACGACTGTAGAAGAGATGTGTTATGTAGCTGGCTTCACTATAGGAGCCTATGCATCTACGGCTGTCAGAAATACTAAGCCATTTAATCCACTACTAGGAGAGACCTATGAGTTTGATCGGTCGGATGACTTAGGGTGGAGAGCGCTATGTGAACAG GTGAGCCACCACCCACCAGCAGCAGCTATACATGTTGATGCTAAGGATTGGACACTATGGACTGATATTACTATCGCTAGTAAATTCAGAGGCAAATACCTACAAGTCTTCCCTCAGGGAATTCTACATATCAAATTCAAGAAAACTGGCAGTTACTATACATACAGGAAAGTCACATCCACTGTGCATAATATCATCGTTGGAAAACTCTGGGTGGATCAG AGTGGAGAATGTGAGGTTGTTAACCATACCACAAAAGAGTGCTGCAGAATCAACTACAAACCTTACAGTTATTTCTCAGGAGATATTCCTAGAAAA GTGACAGGTGTAGTAACTGATGCTAATAACACAGCTAAATTTATCTTATCTGGGACATGGGATCAGAAGATGGAATATGCAAAGGTACTTCATACCTCCCTGGATAAAGGCAGTCGAGGCAAGCCTCTCTACCAGACTGCTCCACCCAAAATGCTATGGCAGAAAAACCCACTTCC GCCCAATGCAGAGAACATGTATAACATGACAAGTTTCTGCATCACAATGAATGAATTTGAGACCGGCGTTGCCCCAACGGATACGCGTAACCGACCTGACCAACGGCTAATGGAAGAGGGCCAGTGGGATGATGCTAATAAAGAAAAGCTACGTCTAGAAGAGAAGCAACGAGCAACCAGGAGGAAACGGGAGTCTGAGGCTACAGCTGCAACAGAGTCAG GAAAGCCATGTGAAAGTTACAAACCGATCTGGTTTGACCGCAAGATGGATCCTCTTAACAAGGCAATCACTTATGTGTATAAAGGCAAATACTGGGAATCCAAGGAGAAAGGTGATTGGGAACAATGCCCAGATATCTTCTAG
- the LOC117290303 gene encoding mitotic-spindle organizing protein 2-like produces MSTIKVTHGQSNKYAIQGKRAKDALSKDEQDLYELCSLSGVDISPAVFRIIFDLLKMNVSPVAIVQMLKSMVHRSNKTSSSQSAFGSISTTDASRISGSSGISTNTSRSMDTARSQSGRTSIKTSRTKPISKTSQRT; encoded by the exons ATGAGCACTATCAAAGTAACCCATGGTCAGTCTAACAAGTATGCCATACAGGGCAAGAGAGCCAAAGATGCTCTATCAAAGGATGAGCAAGATTTATATGAACTCTGCAGTCTCTCTGGAGTGGACATCAGCCCAGCTGTATTTAG GATTATCTTTGACTTGCTGAAGATGAATGTTTCACCAGTAGCAATAGTACAGATGCTCAAGTCAATGGTACACAGGAGCAACAAGACTTCCAGCTCCCAATCAGCATTTGGATCTATCAGTACCACAGATGCCTCCAGGATTAGTGGCAGCAGTGGGATATCCACTAATACCTCACGATCCATGGATACTGCAAGGTCACAGTCTGGTAGAACATCAATTAAGACATCACGGACAAAACCAATTAGCAAGACCTCTCAACGGACATGA